In the genome of Plectropomus leopardus isolate mb chromosome 19, YSFRI_Pleo_2.0, whole genome shotgun sequence, the window AAAGgaataaatacttgtgaaagttaTTTGAAAGCAggacaaggaaagtgatgtcgttccaggtttcaaagacaGTTTTATCAGATTCTGTGACCAGTTCGgcaagggactgtttgttatttatgagagaggagggggtggtgcgAAACGGTggagacaatttaaaaaaaaagaaaggaaaatgaaaaggtCACACACTACAGCCAACCCCTTTCCCTATAAATAAAGGCCAGGTCCTAATTTAAGATGTAAAATGCCACGctagttagatttttttttttcctttattagaACAGGACAGCTTTAGAAAATTCAACCCATTGCtggaaacaaaatttaaaaagacctaaaatcaaataaactcTAAAAAGCATACAACAAGAACAAGCGTACTTGCTATCCTCAGACACGGGCCTAAATGTTAAgttgattatattttaatgGCACATTTGTCTCTTTATTTATCCAACACATTTACAGACGGACTGAATCTTGTCTGTTTGCCGTGCCGTCGCCTTGTTTGCCTTGTGTTGATATCTTTGCTCGTCTCTCTGTGGACAGGCTACAGCCCAATGTTGACACGAGACAGAAGCAGCTGGCGGCCTGGTGTTCCCTGGCTCTGTCGTACTGCCGGCATCACAAACTCTACACCCTGGACGTCATGGAGGCTCAGGAGAGCCCCGTATTCAACAACAAGAAGATAGAACGTATCCTGACCAGCATTTTACGACACATTACACAGCTTGACTCGAAGATCCAAAAATACCAGTTTAAAATCAGTACGATCTGTCATGGTTGCATAGGTTTAATTTGAAGGGTTTATCACAGGCTGTCTTCTTTATTGGGACATAAAATTACACTTTACACAtatgattgttattattgttgacACACTTCGGGAtgggttttaatgttttttagtaCAACACCACCTCAGTGTTTGCTCTGAAATAAATctgatttcactttattttgtgttttttttctctcctttattttgtttaatcttgattttgatgcttttttaaaaattgttcaaTCATGAATTAGACAGACAAAAATGGTGAATCAGCAGATTGCTCTTTCAACAAATTttcttatttgcacatttatgtGCTGACAGCAAGGAATTCGAGCTAGCATCAGGAGATTGACTGTACATTTGTTACTTTTTGTCTTTGGTTGCCCTTAACTGAACTCCAGGAAAACTGTCAATGGAAGCAATTCAAGTTGTGTTTGAGGAATTGAGGAAAAAAGGTAAACTTTGTTCTGGTGTCTGCACAGTGTTGAGATTAAGAAAACTTATCTAATTGTCTCACTTTGTTTCAGCagttataaacattttttaatcagcGTGTCGTCTGATCTCAGGGAACCTCGAATGGTTGGACAAAAACAAGTCTCGGTGTTTAGTCATGTGGAGACGACCGGAGGAATGGGGCAAGTTAATATACCAGTGGGTGAGTCATCAAACTTCAGACACTTGCTGTTCTGTCTGTACGtttttaaacatgttcacagctgAGGAAGGAGAAatggaaagaagaaaatgttctttcaaAGCAATAAATAAGAAGTCAATTTGAAAACAGTGTAAACTGCAGCTAAATTTGTACTGAAGAATGCAGATTTCATGTATTTGTGTAACCAGATTTTTAATCTGCTTTTCACATGTGTACGAGTTAAAGGACAAAGATTTAACACAGGCAGACTATTGCTGAGACATCAGCAATGATGATATAATAACACAGAGATAACATTCTTTAGCAATAACATTTATTACACTAAACCCAAATTTTTACACAGTGAAGTTACCAGATGAATGAACTGTCTTAGTCACGAGAACAGCAAGCAATGTCCAAATTATGTCCCTTTCCCCAAATCTCATGccttgaaaatacatttattgagGTGTCAAGGGGCTGAATCCAAGCTGCAGCTGACATTTGCTCAACTTGTTTTGTCTGATAacttaaacttttgaaacctgagaaaattggtttggatttcttttgaaaagatggCTAAAACGgcgacaagaaaatgacctaaaaaatcttttaaaacagagaaagaaagagatgaagACATTGTTAGAAgttcataataatttaaaaaatagggaaaaatgtccaactatatttattataattattcttcttcttcttattattattattattaagtatttttgtcGATCTTTGTCGAtctatctgttttttgtttttttttaagttcaggGATGTGTCCT includes:
- the vps25 gene encoding vacuolar protein-sorting-associated protein 25; its protein translation is MYDFIISPPFFTLQPNVDTRQKQLAAWCSLALSYCRHHKLYTLDVMEAQESPVFNNKKIERKLSMEAIQVVFEELRKKGNLEWLDKNKSRCLVMWRRPEEWGKLIYQWVSKNGMVNSVFTLYELSNGDDTEGEEFHGLEEWMLLRSLQALQTDGKAEIITMDDGKGVKFF